The DNA sequence TAAAATTCAACTTATTAAAAGAGTTTTATATGATAACGCTTAGTTAATCGCACCATGTAAAACAGCCAAAGCAGTGTCGGTTTTGACCGTATAAGACACAACTTATTAAAAATGATAACGCTTAGTTAATCGAGCGATGTAAAACAGCCAAAGCAGTTTTGGCTTTGACCGCATAAGGCACAACTTATTAAAAATGATAATCCTTGTTGATACCTTTATAGCCAAAGCCGTGCGGGTTTGACGTTAAGCGAGCGATTAAAGGATTGTTAATACCGACTCGGGAGGGCGACCAATGATCGCTTTTCCATTCGCTAATACAATCGGGCGTTCAATTAATTTAGGATTTTCCACCATCGCTTGTAATAACAATTGCTCATTGTTTTGATCTTTGAGCTTTAAGGTTTTATACAAATCTTCATTGCAGCGCATCAGTTGACGAGCAGAGTCAAAATCTAATCGATTAATGATGTCTTGCAGTTGTTCAACCGTTGGCGGTGTTTCAAGGTACTTTATTACCTTTATGTTATCGTTATCGCTATGCTCTTTCAGTAGTGCCAGCGTTGTGCGACTTTTAGAGCAAATTGGGTTGTGATAAATAATAATGCCAGTCATCTTTTTCCCTTACGAATTAGTTTGTTATATTTTTTACAAGAGATAATTATTCGGCGGGCCAAATAGCAATATAATCTCCCAGTTTGTCAGGGTCGATGGTTTTTTCTGATATGATTTTTCCCCGCACTGAAAAACCTCCTTTATGCATCGCTGATTTACTGCCTGTAATTAACGGATGCCATTCTGGTATCGGCTTTCCTTCCGCTAAGCGTCGGTATGCGCAGCTTGATGGTAACCAATGAAACTGCTGAATGTCATCCAGCGATACTTTTACACAATCGTTGACCAGTTTAAAGCGCTGATCGTATTTGCGACATTGACATGATTTTGTATGTAATAGGTGACAAGAAACATTAGTAAAATGTAACTCTTCTGTTTCATCATCTATTAATTTGTTTAAGCAGCATTTACCACAACCATCACACAGAGACTCCCATTCTGTGTCTGACATTCTCGATAGTGTTTTATATTCCCAGAATTTATTCATATTTCTCTTATTTATTAAATTGGATCTGCACTCTATTATTGGATCATTTTTGTTCACCAAATAGTGATCACTTCTCTGTTACAACGATACGCGGCTCATTAATACGCTCGGACAGATAACTCACTGCCGTGGCAAAATAGTATGAACGATTCCAGTGCATTAAAACATGGTAGTTATTGTATGCAAGATAGATTCGGCCATCTTTGTCATCGGGGATAACGATAGAAGCATTAATATCAACTTTGGGTAAAGCACTTCCGTCATAACGTCGGACACCTAAATCTTGCCATTCCTGAAGTGATTTCTTCTGCTTGCTTTCGGACAATTGAAGATCAAAATTATCGGGTAATAAGACTTGTCGTCCCCAAGTCTCATTGTTATTCCAACCCTCTGTTTTCAGGTAATTTGCAGCAGAAGCAAAGATATCGGCATTAGTATTCCAAATGTCTTTTTTACCATCACCGTCATAATCAACCGCATAGTTTAGATAAGAAGTGGGCATAAATTGTACTTGCCCCATTGCACCAGCCCATGAACCGATAAAATCTTCAGGGTCTACGTGTCCTTGCTGCAAGATAATTAATGCTGCGAATAACTGCTTTTTGAATAATGCCTCACGGCGACCTTCGTAGGCCATGGTTGTTAAAGAGGAGATAATATAATGGTTGCCGGTAAAACGGCCAAAATTTGTTTCAATACCCCATAATGCGACAATAAATCGCGGCTGAACACCGTATGCATTGCCTATTTCATGCAGCAGCTGGTAATGTTCTTGATAAGCTTTCCGTGCTTGTTTTACTTTCCACTCGGGCACGGCTCTTGGTATATAAGTATCAAGCGTTAATTTAAATTCGGGTTGTTCTTTATCGGATTTAACACTGCGCTGTAAAAACTCAACGTTAGCAAATGCATTTTCGATAACATCGGGATCAATTCCATTTTCTTTGGCTTCAATTTTGATCTGTTCTACATACTCAGCAAATGGTATTTTTTGCAGGGTTTCATTATCATTAACTTTACCTGCATTAGCCAGCTGGCTAAATAGTAAGCTGCTGAAAAAAGTCATAAAAAGCATTTTCATTGGTGATGATAAAGTGAAATTTTTATCAGATTTCATTTTTATTCTCCTGCCGTTTTTTTTTCCAGTCTTTGTGTTCTTGCAGATGATTAACCGGGGGAGGAGGAAGTTGCAGATAATAACCATTATTTTTCACTGCAGAGAGTACTTTCTCAGCCTCTGCCATAGCAAATTTTGTCTGCAAAGTAATATTTAATAAAGAGACCAACTGCGGCGGACCAAATTGTGCCAGTAGTGGTTCCGGTACTGAAGAGAAATCATCACGTTTTGCAATAAACAGATAAGTCTGCGATTTTCGAATACTTTTATATACAGCACATAACATACTAATGTAGTCCTTGACTTGCCTATTTAATTGGCAAACTATAACATGCATCAGTATATTTTTTTAAAAAATATACTGTATTTTAAGTCAAATAATAATGATAATCATGGATAGGATGAGTATGACCTTAAAATCATCAAATTTTACTCTTCTAGTAGTGAATCTTGAAAGAGAAAACCTGACTACTTTGACGGAAGAACTTCACAAAAAAAGTATTACAGCACCGGATTTTTTTAAAAATGCACCAGTGGTGGTCAATATCGAAGATACAGAACTTAAAATAGACTATGCTAATCTGAAACACAGCATAAATGAAGAAGGTTTTATTTTAGTCGGTATTTCAGGTGACTTATCTGGTGAGCAAAAAGAGCTGATCAGCGCGCAGCATATCGCCATATTGAGAAGTTCTCTGCGCCAATCTAAAAAAATGACAAGTGCTATATCGGCAGCGGTCAAGCCGAGTGATGTACCGCATTCGGAAAATGCGCTTAAAACAAAAATTTATACTGGACGAGTTCGCTCTGGACAACAGATTTATGCTAAAAAAACCGATCTTGTGATCAATGGTGATGTTGGCGCCGGAGCTGAAGTTATCGCCGATGGTAATATTCATATTTATGGTAGATTAAGTGGTAAAGCGTTAGCCGGTGCAAGGGGTGATAAAAGTGCCTGTATTTTTTGTCAAGCACTAAAACCAGAGTTGCTTTCGATCGCTGGAATTTACAAATTAAGCGATGATTTAGCAAATGATTATGTCACTAAAAGTTGTATGGTCTCATTACACAATGAACAAATTGTATTGAGCAAATTAGATCAGGTTTAAGGAATAATAATGACGAAAGTAATTGTCGTAACATCAGGAAAAGGTGGTGTCGGTAAAACAACAAGCAGTGCTGCAATTGGTAGCGGGCTTGCAATGACGGGAGCAAAAACCGTTATTATTGATTTCGATATTGGGCTGCGTAATCTGGATTTGATTATGGGCTGCGAACGTCGAGTTGTTTACGATTTTATTAATGTGATAAACGGAGAAGCAAACCTTCAGCAGGCATTAGTTAAAGATAAACGAATTCATGATCTTTATATCTTACCCGCTTCGCAAACCCGCAATAAAGATGCATTAACCAAAGAGGGAGTTGCGAATGTCATCAATACACTAAAAGCGGACGGATTTGAGTACATTATTTGTGATTCACCTGCAGGGATTGAGCAGGGGGCTATGATGGCACTTTATTTTGCAGATGAAGCTATCGTTACAACCAATCCTGAAGTTTCATCGGTGCGAGACTCAGATCGCATCACTGGAATGTTATCCAGTAAATCTTACCGGTCAGAACAACAACTTGACCCTGTAAAAGTACATCTTTTAGTTACCCGTTATTGCCCAGAACGCGTTCAGCGAGAAGAGATGCTCAGTATCGAAGATATTAATGATTTATTAGGCCTTGAATTATTGGGTGTTATTCCTGAATCCAAAGACGTGTTAAGCGCTTCAAATTTAGGTGAACCTATTATCCTTAATAAAGATAGCGATGCAGGAAAAGCGTACCAAGATGCAGTAGATCGTTTACAAGGGATTGAACGTGAGCTTCGTTTTGTCAACTATGAGAAAAAAAGTTTTTTAAGCCGTATGTTTGGAGGTTAGTGTGGGATTGTTAGGATATTTCAGAAGTGATATACCAAAAAAAAGCAGTGCAAAATTAGCGAAAGATCGTTTGCAAATTATCGTTGCGCACGAGCATTCAAATGCAGTGTGCCCGGCATATTTACCTGAAATGCAAAATGAAATTATTGAGGTGATTCGAAAATTTATGAAGATATCAAATGATGATGTTAAATGTGAATTTTCAGATAATGCCGAAGATGACATGTCTGTATTAGAAGTGAATATCACCTTACCTAAAAACAGATAATTTTTAAATGTCCATTATACTAAACTAGCAGGGAGTTAGTTTGCTAACTCCCTGCTTTGAGTATAAAAAATTTCCAATCAGCACTTACTTAAGTGCTGATTCTTTATACTTATTTTTTACCTGCTGAGATGCGATTAATAATAACAGTCTGAATGGGTTTATCGCCAGCGCCTGTCTTGACCATTGCTATTTTAT is a window from the Psychromonas ingrahamii 37 genome containing:
- the arsC gene encoding arsenate reductase (glutaredoxin) (This arsenate reductase requires both glutathione and glutaredoxin to convert arsenate to arsenite, after which the efflux transporter formed by ArsA and ArsB can extrude the arsenite from the cell, providing resistance.) encodes the protein MTGIIIYHNPICSKSRTTLALLKEHSDNDNIKVIKYLETPPTVEQLQDIINRLDFDSARQLMRCNEDLYKTLKLKDQNNEQLLLQAMVENPKLIERPIVLANGKAIIGRPPESVLTIL
- a CDS encoding YcgN family cysteine cluster protein; this translates as MNKFWEYKTLSRMSDTEWESLCDGCGKCCLNKLIDDETEELHFTNVSCHLLHTKSCQCRKYDQRFKLVNDCVKVSLDDIQQFHWLPSSCAYRRLAEGKPIPEWHPLITGSKSAMHKGGFSVRGKIISEKTIDPDKLGDYIAIWPAE
- a CDS encoding lytic murein transglycosylase; translation: MKSDKNFTLSSPMKMLFMTFFSSLLFSQLANAGKVNDNETLQKIPFAEYVEQIKIEAKENGIDPDVIENAFANVEFLQRSVKSDKEQPEFKLTLDTYIPRAVPEWKVKQARKAYQEHYQLLHEIGNAYGVQPRFIVALWGIETNFGRFTGNHYIISSLTTMAYEGRREALFKKQLFAALIILQQGHVDPEDFIGSWAGAMGQVQFMPTSYLNYAVDYDGDGKKDIWNTNADIFASAANYLKTEGWNNNETWGRQVLLPDNFDLQLSESKQKKSLQEWQDLGVRRYDGSALPKVDINASIVIPDDKDGRIYLAYNNYHVLMHWNRSYYFATAVSYLSERINEPRIVVTEK
- a CDS encoding YcgL domain-containing protein: MLCAVYKSIRKSQTYLFIAKRDDFSSVPEPLLAQFGPPQLVSLLNITLQTKFAMAEAEKVLSAVKNNGYYLQLPPPPVNHLQEHKDWKKKRQENKNEI
- the minC gene encoding septum site-determining protein MinC — encoded protein: MTLKSSNFTLLVVNLERENLTTLTEELHKKSITAPDFFKNAPVVVNIEDTELKIDYANLKHSINEEGFILVGISGDLSGEQKELISAQHIAILRSSLRQSKKMTSAISAAVKPSDVPHSENALKTKIYTGRVRSGQQIYAKKTDLVINGDVGAGAEVIADGNIHIYGRLSGKALAGARGDKSACIFCQALKPELLSIAGIYKLSDDLANDYVTKSCMVSLHNEQIVLSKLDQV
- the minD gene encoding septum site-determining protein MinD; protein product: MTKVIVVTSGKGGVGKTTSSAAIGSGLAMTGAKTVIIDFDIGLRNLDLIMGCERRVVYDFINVINGEANLQQALVKDKRIHDLYILPASQTRNKDALTKEGVANVINTLKADGFEYIICDSPAGIEQGAMMALYFADEAIVTTNPEVSSVRDSDRITGMLSSKSYRSEQQLDPVKVHLLVTRYCPERVQREEMLSIEDINDLLGLELLGVIPESKDVLSASNLGEPIILNKDSDAGKAYQDAVDRLQGIERELRFVNYEKKSFLSRMFGG
- the minE gene encoding cell division topological specificity factor MinE is translated as MGLLGYFRSDIPKKSSAKLAKDRLQIIVAHEHSNAVCPAYLPEMQNEIIEVIRKFMKISNDDVKCEFSDNAEDDMSVLEVNITLPKNR